The following nucleotide sequence is from Mycobacterium sp. Z3061.
TGGTTGGCGGCGTCCACGGTGGAGTAGGACTGCGCGCCAGACCTCAGCAGGTGCACGAACTGGTCATGGAAAACGGCGGCCTGCGCGCTCAGTTGCTGGTACGCCTGGCCGTGCCAGCCGAACATCGCCGATAGCGCCGCCGACACCCCGTCGGCACCCGGTGCCGGCACGGCGGTCGTCGGCGCCGCCACCGCGGCGCTGGTCGCCGCAAGGTTGGATCCGATCCCCGCCAGGTCCGCCGATGCCGCCTCGAGCAATTCCGGTCTTGCGCTTACGAACGACATCGCCATCCCTTCTGCCGCCGACGGGGTTCGACGCGGCGGCTCAGTAATGCATTTCGTCCGTCGTGCCCGAAGCGTTATCAGAAGAGCGCGACGGATTTAGAATCCCCCCGGGGGATGGAAGAAACGGATCGCCATGGCCCCTGGTTTCAAGACGAGCGTTGCCGCAGCGGTCGGTCTCGCGGCCGTGACCTGCTCGCTGCTCGGATTCCCCAGCACGGCCCAGGCCGATCCGAGCACCGGCGGGATGCACGGTGACCCGGGCGCCGCCGCACCCTACTGGCGCTACCAGAAGCAGGACCGCGACTGCGGGGAGATGGCCGTGGCCGACGTCATCGGTCAGATCACCGGCAACCAGATCTCCGAGGAGGAGATCGACGACGCGGCCGGGAACATCCCCAGCACAGCCCATGCCGGACCGATCTACACACCGGGGAACAGGACCAGCAACCGGGACCTCCCGGTCCTGCTGGCGCACTACGGCATCCAGGCCGACGAGACCAGGAGCGACACGGCCGCCCTGGAACGTGCCCTGGACCAGGGCCGCAAGGTGATCGCCGGGGTCAACAACAGAATCCTGTGGGACGAGGGCGGCGACCGCAGCCGGGAGAACCACTTCGTGGTCGTCACCGGGATAGACACCCGAACCGGGGTGGTGCACGTCAACGACAGCGGGATCAAGGCCGGCCGCGACGAACAGATTTCGCTCGCCACCTTCGAGGCGGCATGGGCCACCAGCGGCAACTTCGCCGTAGTGACCAGGTGACCCGGCTCAGACCATGGCGCGGCGACCGGTGAGCGCGCGACCCAGCGTCAGCTCGTCGGCGAACTCCAAGTCGCCGCCCATCGGCAACCCGGACGCGATGCGCGTCACGGTCAAACCGGGGATGTCGCGCAGCATCCGCACCAGGTAGGTGGCGGTCGCCTCGCCCTCGGTGTTGGGGTCGGTGGCGATGATCACCTCGGCGATGTCGACGTCGTCGACGCGCTGACCGATGCGGGTGAGCAACTCACGGATTCGCAACTGCTCGGGCCCGATTCCCGACAACGGATCCAGCGCACCGCCCAGAACGTGATACCGACCGCGGAACTCGCGGGTGCGCTCGACGGCCTGAATGTCTTTCGGCTCCTCGACCACGCACACCAGCGAGCCGTCGCGGCGTGGATCGGCACAGATCCGGCACCGCTCGTCGTCGGACACATTGCCACAGACGGCGCAGAACCGGACGCCGTCGCGGACCTTGCCCAGCACCGCGGTCAACCGATCGATGTCCGGCGGCTCCACCGACAAAAGATGGAAAGCGATGCGTTGCGCGCTCTTGGGTCCGATGCCCGGCAGTTTGCCGAGCTCGTCGATCAGGTCCTGAACCGGTCCCTCAAACATTCCGAAGTTCAGACCCCCGGCACACCGGGCGGCGGTCCCGGAGGGGCGGGCGGACGCATGCCACCGGCCAGGGCACCCAGGCGCTCCTGCGCCATCGTGGTGACCTGCCGGGACGCGTCGCCCATCGCGCCGACGATCAGGTCCTGCAGAGTCTCGATGTCGTCCGGGTTTACGACCTTCGGGTCGATCGTCACGCCGACCACCTCACCGCTGCCTTTGACGACGACCTTGACCAGGCCCCCGCCTGCCTGACCATGCACCTCGGAGTTCGCCAGCTGCTGTTGGGCTTCCAATAGTTTCTGCTGCATCTGCTGCGCCTGCGCCAGCAGCTGCGACATATCGCCTCCGGGTTGCATGACAGTCCCCTCGCATCTTGGTCTCGAGTTGGTTTCGCCTGCGGTTGTCGGGCGATTTGAAACATTCAGCGTAGTCCGCGCCGCGTTACCTTGGCGCAGTGGACGTACCTGTAAGCCTGCGTGTCGGTTTAGCCATGCTCGTCGGGGTGCTCGTCGCCGCCGTCATGCCGCTCATGCCCAAAGCCGCCGCGGCGCCGGGCAGCCTGGCCGGCATGGTGGTGTTCATCGATCCCGGCCACAACGGCGCAAACGACGCGTCCATCGGCCGTCAGGTACCCACGGGCCGGGGCGGCACCAAGGACTGCCAGGCCAGCGGAACGTCGACCAACAGCGGATATCCCGAGCACACCTTCACCTGGGACACCGCGCTGCGCCTGCGCGCCGCGCTCAACGCGCTGGGAGTGCGCACCGCCATGTCACGCGGCAATGACAACGCGCTGGGCCCGTGCGTCGACGAACGCGCCAACATGGCCAACGCGCTGCACCCCAACGCGATCGTCAGCCTGCACGGTGACGGCGGCCCGGCGTCCGGCCGCGGTTTCCACGTCAACTACTCGTCCCCGCCGCTGAACGCCGCCCAGGCCGGGCCGTCGGTGCAGTTCGCCCGCGTCATGCGGGACCAGCTGCAGGCGTCGGGCATTCCGCCGGCCAACTACATCGGCCAGGGCGGCCTGTACGGACGAGCGGATCTGGCCGGACTCAACCTGGCCCAGTACCCATCGGTCCTGGTGGAGCTGGGCAACATGAAGAATCCCGCGGACTCGGCGCTGATGGAGTCCGCGGAGGGCCGGCAGAAGTACGCCGACGCGCTGGTGCGCGGCGTCGCGGGATTCCTGGCAACCCAGGGGCAGGCTCGCTAGCTCTCGAGTTCCTTCTTCAGGTTGTCCAGCACCTCGCCCTGGATCTTCTTCAGCCCTAGCGGTGCGAACGTCTTCTCGAAGAAACCTTTGACGCCGCCGGCACCCGTCCAGGTGGTCGTCACGGTGACGCTGGAACCTGGCCCGGCGGGCGCCACCGTCCAGTTGATGACCATGGACGAATTGGCGTCTTTCTCGATGACGGTGTGACCCGCGACGTCGACGTTCACCTGCACGTCGCGCACCCGCGACTTGGTCGCCTGCAGCCGCCACTTGGCGACCGTGCCCTTCCCCTGGCCGCCCTCGAGCACCTCGTAATCGCTGTACTGCGGCGAGAGGATCTTCGGGCGGACAGTTTTATAGTCGGCAACCGCGTCGAGCACCTTCGCGGGCTCCGCCTGGATCAAGACGGTGCTGGTTGCTTTCACCTGTCCCATCAGGTGTCACTCCTCTGCTAGGTAGCCGTTTGTCGTGGACCACGATACGTACGGCCGACCGAAGGATCAGAGACCAGGCGTCAATTGCCCTCCATCAAGGCGTACAGCCACGTAAAAAGCGCAAAACCGATCAGCGCAAGGACTCCCAGCGCGACTCCAGCCAGGAGCGCAGCGCAACCCAGCACGATCCCAGCTATCGCGAAGCGGCTACCGCCGGCCTCGCCGCGCCGGGCACGGCTCAGGGCAGCACCTCCGACCACCACCGCCACGGCGCCCACGATCGCCCCGCCGAAAATCGGCCAGCCGTTCCCCAATGGAATTGCCGTTGAGTCCACCGCCCAGGCGATGACCGCGATCACCAACGCAGCCGTCCCCAGACCGTTCTTCGGGCGGTGCGCGGATTCGGTCATCGTTGTGACTCCATGGACCGCTCTCGTTCAGTTCGGCACGGCACAGCCCGGCATGCATGTCAGGTCGACTGCCGGAAATATTGCGCTACCTCGGCGGCACCGGAAAAGGGTCTTTCGGCCCCGGGTCGGGTGATGGCGTTGAGGCTGTTTCGGCCTTGCTATGCCGGTGACGCCGTCAGCCCTCGATGCGGCGGGCGCCCAACTCGCTCTGCAGCAACTCGAGGGCGACCTCCTCGGGGTCGCGGCGCGGCTGGGACGGGTCGCTGCGGCCGGCTTCGGCGAGCATGCTTTCCTCGTCATCACGGTCGTCGCGCGCAGCGAAATCCGGCTCGGGCGCAGGCTCCTCGACCTTGGCCGGCGCCGCGCTGATATCGGCCGCGGCGGGCGGACCGGTTTCGCAGCGCACCCGCCAGTTCACCCCGAGGGCGTCTTTGAGTGCCTCGACGATGACGTCGGCGTTGCGTTGTTCGGAGAGCCTCCTGGCCAGCGGCGCCGCCTCGTGGGTGAGCACCAGCGTGTTGTCCTCTACCGCCAGAACCGTTGCGCCAGAGAGCATGACGGCGGTGGTGCGGCTGCGCTCGCGGACCTTGTCGCGCACCGTCGGCCACATACTGCGTACCGCGGCCGCGTTCAGTTCGCCAGGGGCCGGAGTTGAGGCGGCCGGCGCGGGCGCCGGTGCTGGTGTGGGTGTGGGTGGCGGCGGTTCCGGCTTGGGCTCCGGCGCCGGGGCGGGTTCGGGGGGCGGCGCGGTTGGACGCTGGACCGAGCGGCGCACCGGCGCGGGACGAGCTGGGGGGGCGGTGGCCGCCGGTTCGGCATCGGTGGCCGGGATGGACATGGCCAGCCGTGTCTCGATGCGTTCGACACGTTGCAGCAGCGCCGACTCGGCGTCGCTGGCCGAGGGCAGCAGCAGCCGCGCGCACACCACTTCCAGCAGCAGCCGCGGCGCCGTCGCGCCGCGCATCTCGCCCAGGCCCGCCTGAACCACCTCGGCGTAGCGGGTCAGGGTGGCCGGGCCGATGCGGGCCGCCTGCTCGCGCATCCGATCCAGAATGTCCTCGGGCGCATCGACCACACCGCGGGCTACCGCATCGGGCACCGCCTGCAGCACTATGAGGTCGCGGAAGCGCTCCAACAGATCGGTGGCGAAACGCCGCGGATCGTGGCCCGCATCGATCACCGACTCGACGGCCCCGAACAACGCCGCGGCGTCGCCCGCGCCCAGGGCGTCGACGGCATCGTCGATCAGTGCCACGTCGGTGGCACCGAGCAGGCCCAGGGCCCGCTGGTAGTGCACCCGGCCGCCGTCGGATCCGGCCACCAGCTGATCGAGTACCGACAGGGTGTCCCGGGGCGACCCGCCCCCAGCCCGGATGACGAGCGGATACACCGCCTCGTCGACGACTACGCCTTCCTGCTCGCAGATACGGCCGATCAGCGCCCGCATGGTGCGCGGCGGCAGCAGCCGGAAGGGGTAGTGGTGGGTGCGCGACCGGATGGTCGGCAGCACCTTCTCCGGTTCGGTGGTGGCGAAGATGAAGATGAGGTGTTCGGGCGGCTCCTCAACGATCTTGAGCAGCGCGTTGAAGCCCGCAGTGGTGACCATGTGCGCTTCGTCGACGATGAACACGCGATAGCGGGACTGGGCCGGAGCGTAGAAGGCGCGGTCGCGCAGTTCGCGGGTGTCGTCGACGCCGCCGTGGCTGGCCGCGTCGAGTTCGACGACGTCGATGCTGCCGGGTGCGTTGGGCGCCAGCGCCTGGCAGGAGTCGCAGACGCCACACGGAGTCGGCGTCGGGCCCTGCTCACAGTTCAGCGATCGCGCCAGGATGCGCGCCGAGGATGTCTTCCCGCAGCCGCGTGGCCCGGAGAACAGATAGGCGTGGTTGATCCGGCCCGCCTGCAGGGCGACGGACAACGGCTCGGTGACGTGCTCCTGCCCCACCACCTCGGCGAAGGTTGCCGGTCGGTACTTGCGGTAGAGAGCCACGTGAGCAGGCTACCGACGCCCGGTGACGATGCGCGCCCCGGAGGGCGCGAGGAGGAGGCGGGCCATCAACCCAGCCCGGTGACGATGCGCGCCCCGGAGGGCGCTCTCTTGTGCACTCCCGCGCTGAGTGTGCGCGTACCGCGATACCCGTCGGCGCGTCGCCGCAGTGGACGCACACGCGATGCGGAGGATGCACACTCAAGCCCCGCGCAGCACCCGCAAGCAGCGGTGTTGATGCTGCGCTCAGGGCGGAGGCCACTCGCACTTCTGCGCCGTGGGCGCAGAGCCAACTAGAGCAGGGACTCCGTCGCCGCCAGCAGAGCACAGGTCGACAGCCCGTCGACCGCGTCGCGCAGGTCCGGCAGCGACGGGAAGGACGGCGCGATGCGGATGTTCTTGTCCTCCGGATCCTTGCGGTGCGGGAAGGACGCGCCCGCTTCGGTGACCGCGATGCCGGCGTCCTTGGCAAGCGCGACGGTGCGGCGCGCCGTGCCGGGCAGGACGTCGAGACTGACGAAATAGCCACCTTTGGGATCGGTCCAGGAGGCGATCTTGGAGTCGCCGAGGCGCTCAGACAGGATCTCGGCCACCAGAGCGAACTTCGGCGCCAGGATCTGCTGGTGGCGCTGCATATGCAGCCGTACTCCGTCGGCGTCGCCGAAGAAGCGCAGGTGCCGCAGCTGGTTCACCTTGTCCGGGCCGATCGACCTTTTCGCGGCGTACTGCAGGTACCAAGCGATGTTGCCCAACGAGCCGCCGAAGAAGGCCACCCCGGCGCCGGCGAAGGTGATCTTCGAGGTGGAGGCGAAGATGTACGGCCGGTTGGGGTTGCCGGCCTTGGTGGCCAGGCCCAGCACGTCCACCTGGCGAACGAAATCGTGCGTCAGCGTATGCACCGCGTAGGCGTTGTCCCAGAAGAGCCGGAAGTCCGGCGCCGCGGTCCGCATCTGGACCAGTCGCCGCACGGTCTCCCACGAGTAGGTGATCCCGGTGGGGTTGCCGAACACCGGAACCGTCCACATTCCCTTGATCGCGGGGTCAGCCGCGACCAGTTCTTCGATCAGGTCGACGTCCGGACCGTCCTCCACCATCGGAACGGGGATCATCTCGATCCCCATCGTCTCGGTGATGGAGAAGTGCCGGTCGTAACCGGGAACGGGGCACAAGAACTTGACGGCCGGCTCGTCTTTCCAAGGCCGCGGTGAATCCACACCGCCATGCAGCATGGAGAAGACGACGGCGTCGTGCATGAATTCCAGGCTGGCGTTGTTGCCCGCGATCAGGTTCTGCACCGGCAGGCCGAGCAGTTCGGCGAAGATCTCGCGCAGTCCGGGCAGCCCGTGCAGGCCGCCGTAGTTGCGGGTGTCGGTTCCCTCCGCATCGCGAAAGTCGTCCCCGGGCAGCGTCAACAACCGGTTGGAGAGGTCGAGTTGCTCCGGTGAGGGCTTTCCGCGCGTCAGGTCCAAAGACAGCTTCTTGGCCTGCAGTTCCGCGTACTCCTGCTGGTGGCGCGCGTGCAGAGCCGAGAGCTCTTCGGGGCTGAGGGACTCGAACGACACCAGGGACCCTTCCCGTCGAAACGCATATCGAGCGTGGGCATAAGGGGACCCCGCGCACCCGACAGAGCCCATTGACCCTTGCTGCCTTCCGGCCCTGGGGGAGTTCACAGGATAGACGCCGCGCGGGGTCCAACGGCGAGTGTAGTACCTGGGTTTCTCGGCGCGGCGGCGGCCGCGAGAACACCCGGCCCGCATCAGCAGCTACCATGACCACGGAGGATTCGCCTAGTGGCCTATGGCGCTCGCCTGGAACGCGGGTTGGGTTAACAGCCCTCGCGGGTTCAAATCCCGCATCCTCCGCTGTACGGTCTGCCGTTTGACCAGGACCGATACCGGAACCGGCTGTCGGGCCCGGTCAATTTTCGGCGGCTTGGGTTCACCAGCTTGAGGGAGTGGTATGGGGCGCAAGGTCGCCATCCTGTGGCACGCATCGTTCACGATCGGCGCCGGCGTCCTCTACTTCTATTTCGTCCTGCCGCGGTGGCCCGAGCTGATGGGCGACATCAGCAGTGGCGCGGGGATGACGCTGCGCATCGTGACCGGTGCCCTGCTCGGCCTGGCCGCCTTGCCGGTGGTGTTCACGCTGTTGCGCACCCGCAAGCCGGAACTTGCCGTGCCTCAGCTGGCGCTGACCATCAGAACCTGCTCGATCGTCGCGCATGTGCTGGCCGGGGTGCTGATCATCGGCACCGCGATCAGTGAGCACTGGTTCAGCCTCGATACCGCCGGCCAGTGGTTGTTCGCGATCTACGGTGCCGCCGCGGCGATCGGGGTGCTCGGGTTCTTCGCGTTCTATCTGTCGTTCGTCGCTGAGCTGCCACCCCCGCCGCCGAAACCGATCAAGCCGAAGAAGGTCAAGGAACGCCGGATCCGCGGGAAGAAGCGCGGGAAGGCCGGCGTGGCGGTGGCCGAGGACGACGAAGACGAGGACGAGGACACCGAAGACGAGGACACCGGGGACACCGGGGAGACCGAGGACACCGACGCGGCCACCGAAGAGACCTCGGAACAGGAAGAGGCCACGGAAACCGTCACCGCCGAAACCGAAGACGAGGCTGCCGCCGAAACCGTCGAGGCGCCCGCCCCGGTGCCGAGCGAGGAATCAGCGCCGGATGAGGCGGCCGCAGAGACCGTCGAAGCCCCGGCACCGGCCTCGGAGAAGACGGTCGAGTCGTCCGCGCGGTTACGTAACCGCCGCCCCACCGGCAAGACCTCGCACCGCCGCCGGCGCACCCGGGGCGGCGTCGCCGTCGAGGAGTAGTTCCTGCGCTACACCAGGATCACCGGGATGTCGGTGTTCTCGTCGGTGTGATAGCTCGCGCACACCCGGTGGTAGCCGTCCGCGATCTGTAACGGGACACCGGTCGCGTAGTTCCCGCGGATCAGCAGAATGGGCGACAGCGGTTGCCCCTTCTTGATCTTGGCCAGGTCCGCCGCCACGTGTGGGTTGTCCGCGTCGAGCAACCTCAACTGTGCGGCCCGGAGTATGTCCTTGGCTTTCTTGTGCACGACGTCACCGGCCCGGAGTTGTGCGGTCAACTCGTCGACGGTGTGCGCGTCGGCCACCAGTGCCAGATAGTCGGCGGCGGCCGGAAAGTCGTGACTCTCCGGCTTTTCCAGCCACTTCACGCTTGCCATGCCGCAACCATAATTGGGATCGGTAGCGGCAGCGGCGATCTGTACTTCTCCCATGACGACGCCATCGGGGCGGCGCATGACGGAAGGAAGTCCAGTGAAGCGTGTTATCGCGGTGGCGATCGGAACCCTTGGCTGCGCGTCGGCGCTGGTCGGATGTTCCAGCGGCGGCCACAGTGCCAGCCCGGCGTCGAACGGCCCGGCGAGCGTGGCCACCAACGGCGGCGCGGGAACCGAGGTCAAGGTCGGCGGCTCGGACCTGCCGGGCCTGAACCCCTCCTCGGTGACCTGCGTCAAGCAGGGCGGCAAGATCAACATCGGCAGCGGTTCGACCGGCGGCCAGCAGGCGCTGGCGGTGGTGATGGCCGACGGCAACCCGCCCACTGTTGAGTCGCTGGCCATGGTCGTCGACGGCAACGCCCTGTCGGTCGCCGACAACATGGGTTCCAAGGTCGGCTCGGCAAAGGTGTCGGTGGACGGCAAGACCTACACGATTACCGGTCAGGCTCAGGGCGCTGACCTGAAGAACCCGATGGCCGGAATGATCACCAAGGACTTCAACATCAAGGTCTCGTGCGGCTGACGAGGGGCGGTTCGGAGCGGCGGACGTGCACTGCACGTCCGCCGTTCCGGATTGGACGCAGGACTTATGATGCAGCCGTGTCGATCTCCGACGACATCGAGCGTGCGCTCGAGCAGGCCCACAGCCTGGCGTTTGCGGCCGACGAGGCCGCGGCCAGGGAGCTGCTGCTGTCGCTGATGCCGCGGATCGAGCAGGAGGATCGCGACGATCTGCTGCTGGAAGTCTTTGCTCAGCTCGGCGCCGTCTACCTGGTTCGGGGAGCCAATGACGGTGTGCGCGAATGCATTCAGCGCATCCGGGAGCCCCTGGTGATCTATCGGGGAATTCGGGCCGGCACGCTGCCGGAGGCGGCCGAGAAGGTGCGCATGTCACAGTCCGAGATCGACCGGATGATCTGCCGCTACTCGCGACGGGCGCAGTTTCTGCAGATCGGTTTGGCCGCGGCGGAGGGCGACCATGAGCAGGCCCTGGCTGCCCTGGATCTGCTGAGCGAACCCGGCTCCGATCTCCCCGATCTGGCCGGCGAACACGCGAACCTGATCACCCACGCCCGGGTCCTGTGCGCGACGGCATTGTGTGACGATGACCTGCACGTGCAGTCCGCTCCGATGTGGGATCAGGTGCTCGACGTCTTGGACCGGTCCGCCGCCGGCACCGAATATGCCGAGTACATCTGGGTTTTGGCGGCCACCGGGTACGGACGATTCTGCATCGAGACCGGGCGTCTAGCGGAAGCCGAGCCCTGGTTGCGTCGGGCGGGAGCGCGTGCCCAGGCCAGAGGATGGCAACTGGCTGACGCACGAACGAAATTGGAGCGGGCGGCGGCCTGCTGGTCGGTCGGCGACCACGTCATGACCGAGCAATTGGCCTCGGAGGCTTATCAGGTGATCAGCGGATACGCACGGGCACACGACGTGTCCCGCTGCTGGCTCTACCTCGGCCTCACCCGCCTAGGCAGCGGCGCCCTCGAAGAAGCCGACCGGTGCTGGGAACAGGCCGAACAGCATTGGCGCGAACTGGGCAAGCCCCTGTACCTACACCGCATTCTGCTGCAGCGCAGCTGGATTGCGATTTTCTGGGGCCGGTTCGCCGAGGCTGTCGAGCTGATCGCCCAGGCCCGCGAGTTGCTCGACTCCTCCCCGCGCAGCAGCTGGCTGCAGTACGCACTGCTCGACAACCACCTCGGCACGGTGTGGCGGGCCGATGCGTTGTCGGACATGGGATTCGACGGATCGGGCGACCCGGAGGAGTCGTTGCAGGAAACCGAGGCACGCCAGGCCGAGTCGCTGGGAATCCTGCGCGGCGAGGTGGGCACCCCGGAGTATTGGCGCGCGATGAAGAAGCTGGAACAGGCCGCCGAACTCAAGGTGCCCGCCGCGCTGGCCGTCGACTCGGTGCGTTATTCGATCGCCGACGCCGATGCACGATCACGCTGGGCGGCACGCATTTCGGCACCTGTGCTGGCAAGCGCCTTCGCCGTCGCCTGGGAATGGGAGAACACCCAACTGATCAGCGAATTGGTCGAATACCACAGTGCGCGCGGGACTTTCAACGCCGAACACCAGGAGCGCCGGATCGGCGAGTGGGAGTCGACCGCCGCTGCGCCGGGGTTCATCGAAGCCGGCGACGAACTCACACCGGCCATCGCGGCCGCGGGTCCGTCCGGGACGCAGGGGGATTCGCTGACCCGGCTGGGACCGTTGCCCCCATTGCAGATGCAGCCCGGGACGACGGCAATCATGAGCCACTATCGCGAATTGGCGCTGCAGCGGTACGGCCGTGCGGTCACCGCACCCGAGCCGGCGTGGGCGACCTGGCCGTGAGCGATCCGGACCGGCAAACCCTGGTACTGCGGTATGCCGACGTCGGGATCGCCACCTACGCGAGCCTGTGGGTCGTCGGCGAGCCGTCGCGAACCGTCAACTGGGTGGTGGAGGAGCCAATCCTGTTGGCTGCGTTGCAAGAACTCGCCGGGGCCCTACCCGAGCCGCACGGGGACGAATCCCGTCGGGACGCCATCGAGAGGGCGCTGTCGCACGGTGCCTTCGCAACACCGGATACCGAGTTGACGGCGGCCTACATCCTCGGGGTGCTGTTGATCGGTGCCGCGGGCTGGCAACTCCTGTCCGAGTGTGTCGCATCGCCGCGGCCCACGTTGTTCATCTCCCCCAGCGCCCGGCTGGCCAGGGTTCCGTGGGGGCTGTTGGCGCTGCCGAAATCCGGTCCGAGCAAAGAGGAACTGGTGCGGGCCCGCCAGGATGCCATTACCGCCAGCGGCCGGGTCGCCGCCCGGATTCCCTGGCAACTTGCCTTCGGTGGCCAAGGTGTCAGAGACCACACCGACGGGCACCGGTTGATGGAGCTGGCCGAGGTGCTGCTGGCGGTGCCGCAGAACATCGTTCACGCGCCGCGCACGGCCGCGCGCTGGGACGACAGGCGAGACGGCCCACCGATTCTGATCCTGGATCCCCGCGTGCCCGGGCAGCGGCCGGACTCGGCCCTGGGCTCGGTGCTCGGCAGGCCCTCGGAGCACACACCATTGGCGCGGCACTTCGCCGAGCTGATGCAGCGGCGCGCGGTGCTACCCCGCGCGGAAAGTTCGGTTGAACTCTTCCGCCGCCAGGACGCTGACCGTAGGTGGCTGGCGGAGTTGCTGCTGGAGAAGCCGAGCCGGCTGGTCTACGTCGGACATGCCAGCTCCGCCGATGGCGAGTCGGGCCGGGCCGATCGGGCGGCGCTGCATCTGGCGTGTACCGCGGCCGTACCCGGCGACGCGGCGGCCATCGGCAATCACCGGCCCCTGACCGCGTCGGATCTGATGTCGCTGCGTCTGCCGATGCCGCCCCGGGTGGCGCTGTTGGCCTGCGCCTCAGGCGGCGACTACCAGTTCGACGAGGCGACCGGACTGGTCGCCGCGATGATCCTGGGCGG
It contains:
- a CDS encoding PE family protein; this translates as MSFVSARPELLEAASADLAGIGSNLAATSAAVAAPTTAVPAPGADGVSAALSAMFGWHGQAYQQLSAQAAVFHDQFVHLLRSGAQSYSTVDAANQAALQAETVVSGGGAGGPVATEAQITPAVGHAVAADTPLYAALANSPAFEGLGDWLQAL
- a CDS encoding C39 family peptidase, which encodes MAPGFKTSVAAAVGLAAVTCSLLGFPSTAQADPSTGGMHGDPGAAAPYWRYQKQDRDCGEMAVADVIGQITGNQISEEEIDDAAGNIPSTAHAGPIYTPGNRTSNRDLPVLLAHYGIQADETRSDTAALERALDQGRKVIAGVNNRILWDEGGDRSRENHFVVVTGIDTRTGVVHVNDSGIKAGRDEQISLATFEAAWATSGNFAVVTR
- the recR gene encoding recombination mediator RecR, translated to MFEGPVQDLIDELGKLPGIGPKSAQRIAFHLLSVEPPDIDRLTAVLGKVRDGVRFCAVCGNVSDDERCRICADPRRDGSLVCVVEEPKDIQAVERTREFRGRYHVLGGALDPLSGIGPEQLRIRELLTRIGQRVDDVDIAEVIIATDPNTEGEATATYLVRMLRDIPGLTVTRIASGLPMGGDLEFADELTLGRALTGRRAMV
- a CDS encoding YbaB/EbfC family nucleoid-associated protein encodes the protein MQPGGDMSQLLAQAQQMQQKLLEAQQQLANSEVHGQAGGGLVKVVVKGSGEVVGVTIDPKVVNPDDIETLQDLIVGAMGDASRQVTTMAQERLGALAGGMRPPAPPGPPPGVPGV
- a CDS encoding Rv3717 family N-acetylmuramoyl-L-alanine amidase; the encoded protein is MLVGVLVAAVMPLMPKAAAAPGSLAGMVVFIDPGHNGANDASIGRQVPTGRGGTKDCQASGTSTNSGYPEHTFTWDTALRLRAALNALGVRTAMSRGNDNALGPCVDERANMANALHPNAIVSLHGDGGPASGRGFHVNYSSPPLNAAQAGPSVQFARVMRDQLQASGIPPANYIGQGGLYGRADLAGLNLAQYPSVLVELGNMKNPADSALMESAEGRQKYADALVRGVAGFLATQGQAR
- a CDS encoding SRPBCC family protein; its protein translation is MGQVKATSTVLIQAEPAKVLDAVADYKTVRPKILSPQYSDYEVLEGGQGKGTVAKWRLQATKSRVRDVQVNVDVAGHTVIEKDANSSMVINWTVAPAGPGSSVTVTTTWTGAGGVKGFFEKTFAPLGLKKIQGEVLDNLKKELES
- a CDS encoding DNA polymerase III subunits gamma/tau, with product MALYRKYRPATFAEVVGQEHVTEPLSVALQAGRINHAYLFSGPRGCGKTSSARILARSLNCEQGPTPTPCGVCDSCQALAPNAPGSIDVVELDAASHGGVDDTRELRDRAFYAPAQSRYRVFIVDEAHMVTTAGFNALLKIVEEPPEHLIFIFATTEPEKVLPTIRSRTHHYPFRLLPPRTMRALIGRICEQEGVVVDEAVYPLVIRAGGGSPRDTLSVLDQLVAGSDGGRVHYQRALGLLGATDVALIDDAVDALGAGDAAALFGAVESVIDAGHDPRRFATDLLERFRDLIVLQAVPDAVARGVVDAPEDILDRMREQAARIGPATLTRYAEVVQAGLGEMRGATAPRLLLEVVCARLLLPSASDAESALLQRVERIETRLAMSIPATDAEPAATAPPARPAPVRRSVQRPTAPPPEPAPAPEPKPEPPPPTPTPAPAPAPAASTPAPGELNAAAVRSMWPTVRDKVRERSRTTAVMLSGATVLAVEDNTLVLTHEAAPLARRLSEQRNADVIVEALKDALGVNWRVRCETGPPAAADISAAPAKVEEPAPEPDFAARDDRDDEESMLAEAGRSDPSQPRRDPEEVALELLQSELGARRIEG
- a CDS encoding aminotransferase class I/II-fold pyridoxal phosphate-dependent enzyme, encoding MSFESLSPEELSALHARHQQEYAELQAKKLSLDLTRGKPSPEQLDLSNRLLTLPGDDFRDAEGTDTRNYGGLHGLPGLREIFAELLGLPVQNLIAGNNASLEFMHDAVVFSMLHGGVDSPRPWKDEPAVKFLCPVPGYDRHFSITETMGIEMIPVPMVEDGPDVDLIEELVAADPAIKGMWTVPVFGNPTGITYSWETVRRLVQMRTAAPDFRLFWDNAYAVHTLTHDFVRQVDVLGLATKAGNPNRPYIFASTSKITFAGAGVAFFGGSLGNIAWYLQYAAKRSIGPDKVNQLRHLRFFGDADGVRLHMQRHQQILAPKFALVAEILSERLGDSKIASWTDPKGGYFVSLDVLPGTARRTVALAKDAGIAVTEAGASFPHRKDPEDKNIRIAPSFPSLPDLRDAVDGLSTCALLAATESLL
- a CDS encoding lipoprotein LpqH, whose product is MTEGSPVKRVIAVAIGTLGCASALVGCSSGGHSASPASNGPASVATNGGAGTEVKVGGSDLPGLNPSSVTCVKQGGKINIGSGSTGGQQALAVVMADGNPPTVESLAMVVDGNALSVADNMGSKVGSAKVSVDGKTYTITGQAQGADLKNPMAGMITKDFNIKVSCG
- a CDS encoding CHAT domain-containing protein; this encodes MSDPDRQTLVLRYADVGIATYASLWVVGEPSRTVNWVVEEPILLAALQELAGALPEPHGDESRRDAIERALSHGAFATPDTELTAAYILGVLLIGAAGWQLLSECVASPRPTLFISPSARLARVPWGLLALPKSGPSKEELVRARQDAITASGRVAARIPWQLAFGGQGVRDHTDGHRLMELAEVLLAVPQNIVHAPRTAARWDDRRDGPPILILDPRVPGQRPDSALGSVLGRPSEHTPLARHFAELMQRRAVLPRAESSVELFRRQDADRRWLAELLLEKPSRLVYVGHASSADGESGRADRAALHLACTAAVPGDAAAIGNHRPLTASDLMSLRLPMPPRVALLACASGGDYQFDEATGLVAAMILGGAQLVTATLWSLPTTAAYRQFALPTGDLDPMADVVSAVDAAHQEPDAGYAVNRWQRAQMRRWRDGDVTASPVHWGALVTFAVDGAR